A section of the Oncorhynchus gorbuscha isolate QuinsamMale2020 ecotype Even-year linkage group LG06, OgorEven_v1.0, whole genome shotgun sequence genome encodes:
- the LOC124037327 gene encoding splicing factor 3B subunit 5-like has protein sequence MTDSHNLHSQLEHLQSKYIGTGFADTRKWECLVNQHQDSYFSYMGHFDLLNYFSVAENKSKARVRFNLILCPTFGQT, from the coding sequence ATGACAGACAGCCACAACCTTCACAGCCAGTTGGAGCATCTTCAATCTAAATACATTGGAACAGGCTTTGCGGACACCAGGAAGTGGGAGTGTTTGGTGAACCAACATCAGGACTCATACTTTTCATATATGGGTCACTTTGACCTGTTGAATTACTTCTCTGTTGCTGAGAACAAGAGCAAAGCCCGAGTGCGCTTCAATCTCATCCTGTGTCCCACCTTCGGACAAACCTGA